The sequence GGCTCCCGCACCACGGAGCGAAGAGGAATCCGCCGACCTCCTCAAGCAGGCGCTTGAAGTCGTCGTAGGTCTCCACGGTCCGGCAATTTTCTTCGAGCCGTTTGCTCGCCCGCTCGTATAGGGTCGACTGCATCTCGTCGAGAATCTCCGGGACGCGCAGCGCGAGTTCCCCCTGGGGGATCGGCGTTTTCTCGCCCGTGTCCCGCCGCACAAGGACCACGCGGCCGGCCGCCAGGTCCTTCGGCCCGAGTTCGACGCGGATGGGCACGCCCTTGAGTTCCCACTCGTTGAACTTCCATCCCGGGGAGACGTTGTCGCGGTCGTCCACGCGGACGCGGACGGCGTCGCCGAACGGCTTGTCCTGTCTTCGACCCTGAGGCTCAGACCCGAAGGGAGCGCAGCCGAAGGGTTCCGCGAGGCGCGCCGCCGCCGTCCGGATGGCCGCGTTGTCCGCGTCGGCCTTCAGGATCGGAACGATGACCACCTGGATGGGCGCGAGGCGTGGCGGGAGCACCAGGCCGGCGTCGTCGGAGTGGCTCATGACAAGCGCCCCCACCAGGCGCGTCGAAACGCCCCACGAACTCGCATAGACGTATTCGAGCGCCCCCTCCCGGTTCTGAAACCGGACGTCGAACGCCTTGGCGAAGTTCTGGCCGAGGTAGTGGCTCGTGCCGGCCTGGAGCGCCCGGCCGTCCTGCATCAGCGCCTCGATCGTGTAGGTCGTCACGGCGCCGGCGAACTTCTGGGAGTCGCTCTTTCGGCCGACGAGGACGGGCATCGCCATCCACTGCTCGGCGAACGTGCGGTACACGCCGAGCATGCGCTCCGCTTCCTCGGTCGCCTCCTCGGCGGTCGCGTGGGCCGTGTGACCTTCCTGCCAGAGGAACTCCGCCGTCCGAAGGAAAAGCCGCGTCCGCATCTCCCACCGCACGACGTTGCACCACTGGTTGTAAAGGAGCGGCAGGTCGCGCCACGACTGGATCCACTTCTTATACATCGCCCAGATGATCGTTTCGGAGGTCGGGCGGATGACGAGCGGCTCGTCGAGCAGTTTGTCGCCGCCGTGCGTCACCACCGCGCACTCGGGCGCGAACCCCTCGACGTGCTCCGCCTCTTTCTCCAGGAACGACTTGGGGATGAGGAGCGGGAAGTAGG is a genomic window of Planctomycetota bacterium containing:
- the proS gene encoding proline--tRNA ligase yields the protein MRAEMADYAPVRGCMVIRPWGYAIWERMQRALDDMFKATGHQNAYFPLLIPKSFLEKEAEHVEGFAPECAVVTHGGDKLLDEPLVIRPTSETIIWAMYKKWIQSWRDLPLLYNQWCNVVRWEMRTRLFLRTAEFLWQEGHTAHATAEEATEEAERMLGVYRTFAEQWMAMPVLVGRKSDSQKFAGAVTTYTIEALMQDGRALQAGTSHYLGQNFAKAFDVRFQNREGALEYVYASSWGVSTRLVGALVMSHSDDAGLVLPPRLAPIQVVIVPILKADADNAAIRTAAARLAEPFGCAPFGSEPQGRRQDKPFGDAVRVRVDDRDNVSPGWKFNEWELKGVPIRVELGPKDLAAGRVVLVRRDTGEKTPIPQGELALRVPEILDEMQSTLYERASKRLEENCRTVETYDDFKRLLEEVGGFLFAPWCGSRECEARVTEETKATVRLLPDDAQEGSACMVCGKGPAKRVPFAKAY